The Streptococcus gwangjuense nucleotide sequence TCTCTTTGTCAACTGTAGTGGGTTGAAGAAAAGCTAAGCTCGAGAAAGGACAAATTTCGTCCTTTCTTTTTTGATGTTCAGAGCGATGAAAATTCGTTTTTTAAAGTTTTTAAAGTTCCTAAAGCCAAAGGCATTGTGCTTTATAAGTTTGATGAGATTATTTGTTGCTTCTGTTTTTGATTTGGAATTAAGTAAACAGATTGATGAACGAGCTGATTTGATTGTTCATTTTGCGGCGGAATCTTTTAATGACAAGTCTATTTTTGTGAAAAGTAATATCGTCGGGACGCACAATTTTTTAGACTTAGCTAGAAAGTATGATATCCGTTTCCACCATATTTCAACAGATGAGGTTTATGGGGACTTTCCATTGGAAAATAAGTATAAATTCACTGAAAAAACGCAGTACAATCTAAGTTCTCCTTATGCTGCTACAAAAGTCTCTGCTGATTTATTGGTAAAAGATTGGGTTCGTTCTTTTGGAGTCAGGGCCACGATTTCCAACTGTTCAAACAATTATGGACCTTATCAAAATCTTGAAAAATTTATCCCAAGACAAATCCCCAATCTTTTAACTGGTTAGCAGGAAATCCTATATGGAGATGGGGTTAATGTTCGTGACAGGATTCATGTGAAAGACCATTGCCAAGCTATCGACACTATTATTAACAAGAGTGGTATTGGTGAGACCTACTTGATTGGGGTAAATAATGAGCGAACGAATGTTGAAGTTCTACAAAAAATCTCGTTGCAGTTAGGAAAATCTCAGGACGATTTTAAGTATATAGCAAATAGATCGGGACATGACCTTCGCTATGGAATTAACGCTAGTAAGTTATATACTGAATTAGATTTTACGCCTCTATACGTGGATTTTGATAAGGGATTAAAAGAAGATATTCGTTGGTATCAAGAACATGAAGATTGGTGGCAAGAGGTGATTGCGCAAAAGCAAGATGCTCAGTAAGAAAATTAGGAGGAATTAAATTTGGAGAATATAATTTTTTGCTCATCACCCTTCCAGGTGATGGTCGCTAGGGAAGTTGTTCAGACTATTACAGAAGACTTTATTGGAATTTATCTAAAAATGTCAAATGATGCGAGACAGACTTTTTATGCTGAACGGATGAAAGAATTTTGTAAGGAAGTCATTGTTTTAGAAGGGAAGACAGTTTTGAATGATATTCAGGAGGTTCTGAAAGGCAGGTCAATTTGTAATCTCTATCTAGCAAGCTTAGACAATCCTGTAGCTCTTAGTATCTTTAAACCTAGCACGATGAGTCTGTATACCTTTGATGATGGAAGTACTTCTATTGTCCCTTACAGTATGTATACACAAGAAAATGAGAGGGATATTCCGTATACAAACTTTACCTTGAGACAGGTCATGTCTTTGTCAAATAGACATTTCACGGTATTTGAGGACTGTCTCCTTTTCCCAAAAGAGAAGCAGGTTTTTCTAAAGCTTCATCTTGAACCAGGTAATTTTCAAAGAGCTAAAAATGGTAAGAAAATTCGCGTTTTTCTTGGGCAGTTTTTAGGCTCCCTCTTTTATCAGGAAGATTTGGAAATTACCCAAAAATTGACGGCTAAAATTTTAGATGAACAGAAGATTGACTACTACTATCCCCATCCTAGAGTACCTTTGAATCCCTATCAAGATAAATTGAAAGAAACTATATTTTGCTTTGAAGAAGAAATTTATTTTTTACTGGAGGAGTATGAGTTCGTTGAGGTACATGGTTTTTACTCAACCTCGCTTTTGATGGTCAAAAATATAGAGGGTGTATCAGTTCATGGGTATCGGACTTTTTTAACAACTCATGAATCAAATGTTTTTGCAAAACGAGGTGTGCCCTATCAAAATGTGTCTCAATCAGACACACCTGTTGATATTGTTATGCCTGTCTATAATGGGGCTGAAACCATTAGTCAAACGATTGATTCAGTCTTAAACCAAACCCACCAAGCCTTTCGACTGCTAATTGTTGATGATGGCTCGACAGATAATACAGAGGAAATATGTAAGCCTTATCTAGTAGACGAGCGAATACAGTATATCAGGGAAAGTCATAAAGGGATTTCAGAAACTTTAAATCATGGAGTCAGCCTGTCTCAAACGAAATATGTAGCCAGACAAGATGCAGATGATGTATGGATGCCTTGGCACTTAGATTTTCTCTTGCAAAAGTTAGAGAAAAATCCTCAATTGGACCTTATCGGAGCTAGAGTCGTCGCAGAAGAAGATGCCATAATAGATAAAATCAAACGGAATCCATCTCATCACTTATCAGGAGAAAAATTATGGTTAGAGCTTGCTTATCGAAATGTCTTTAATCATTCAACTGTTATCTTTAAACGCTCTGCCTATGATGAGGCAGGAGGCTATGATGCTAAGTGTGATGGATTTGAAGATTGGCATTTGTGGTCTCGAATGGTTACAAAGGATAATGCTTTAGTTTTGAATATAGTAACAACCTACTATCGTTTATCAGAACGTTATAAACGTGGCATGACTTTTCGTGCGAGACTAGCAAGAAGTCGTGGTTTAAGATTGGAGGATGTATTAAAATAAACCATGGTTAAAGTATTTACAATTAAAGAAGTAGTTCCTGTAAGTTCTTATGGTTTTGAAAGAAGTCAATTAGCACGTCAGGAAATCTTTAAAAGTTTAGAGGTAGAACAGGAACTTGTTTTAACAAATTTAGAGAATTTTGTACCAAATTTTGTTGAAACCCTTGAAAATCTTGGATTTGAAGATTTTCACCATGTTATTTATGATCAGTCAAATCTAGCTAGACAGAAACCCAGTGTAAAAAAAGATTTTGTAGAAGAGCTAAAGGGTGTTGTTAGGGTTGAGTCTACAAATGAGGGGTATGTTGGTCTTATTCGCTATCAAGATGGAAGTGTTGAATGTTATACCTCTCAACTATTGTATCGATATTCTCATCAAGAAAAGTTGTTTACTCTTTATGATAGTAAAGGAGAATTACTCAAAGGGGATGTGAGTGAAAATTACCATTCTTATCAAAATCTAAGAAGTGGTGAAACCTATACCCAATGGCAGTTAGTCAGTCTCTATCTAGCTAACAATTCTACAGTCGAAGATCGCTTTATCATCGATATGGTTAATGAATACCCTCTTCAATTGAGGAAGTTCTTCCAAAACACAGGTCGTACCTTGTTTGCATATACTCATTACAATATTTTAGACACTCAAATGAAGTTTGTCTTACAAAACTGGTGTCAAAATTTAGTTGCAAGTCCAGTTTTGGAAGAGCGATTAGGATCTAATTTGGTCCGGTTCTTGCCCCCGATTTATGTAAAAGAGGGTATAGAAAAAGAGTACACTTCTGTAACAGATTGGTGTATTGTAGGGAACATGACTTTTTTGAAACGTTGTGAGTGGGCGATTGAGGCGTTTAGGGAGTTACCTGATAGTAAATTGACGATTTATGGAAATTTACCTGTAGGTTATACTGAAGAAGATTTACCTGATAATGTTCATTTTAAAGGATTTGTTGAAAATGTTCCTTATGAGAATCATGAGGGTTATATCTCTTGTTCTATGAGCGAATGTTTTGCAAATGCTGCTGTTGAAGCATCTTCATGTGGTTTGGTTTGTTTGCTTTCTGATGTAGATTTAGCACATAAATTTTATGCAAGTAAATGTGAAAATACTAAGGTTTTTCGTACATCTGAAGAATTGAAATCTTTACTATTCGATTATCGAATAGGCAGGTGCTTTAAATCTTCAAGGTTTTATTCTTGCTATACAAAAGACACTGTGTTAGAATTATACCGATACTTGATTTTAGGTTAAGTATTTAGGATTTATTAGCTAAAATATAGTAGTAAAGCCTTTATCTTTCTGAAAGAAGTGGAAGGATTGTATTTAATTTTAATATTGCGAGGTAAAGAATGTTTAGAGACAACAAGCGTGAAATTTTTTCTTTCCGTAAATATAAGAATGGTAGAACTGATTCAAAATTAATCGGTGCAACACTTCTTGCACTAGGTGTTGGTTTAGTTACAACAACACAATCAGTTTCGGCAGATGTTGTAAATGGTGCAGGTGGAAGTGAGGTTGCATTGGTAGATAGTGTCGATAAGACAACTTCTAAAAATACGAATACATTCACAGATGATACTGATACCAGTAAAGTTGCTAAATTCGATGCAGTCTTGAATAAAGGGGTTGCTGAACCTACTAAAGCTAACGAAAATAAAGGTGACGCTGACGGTTCGGATGTGCTAACTGTCACTTCTGAGACTACTGTAAATTACAAGTTGGAAGAAGATAAGTCACTTTTGAAAACTGAAACAGTAGCGACAGGTCAAGGAACAATTACAACTCCTTACGATAAGAAAGGTCTTGCCGCAGATACAGACGGTAAAGACTACCGTGAGTCAACTGTTGATAAAAAGGGGATTACTGTTTCTGAAGAAACAGGTAAAGAAGACACTCTTGAATTGAACGGTAAGGTTTATGAACGTACACGCTCTGAGGTTGAGGGTGCTGACAAAGCTAAGTATAGTAAAACTCAATTCAACGATATCGAAGCAAGTGTGTCACCAGAAGGAATGCACAACAAACTAGGGGAAATTGATTATACAAAAACGACAGGTAAAGTTTATCTTGTCGAAGAAACTTCTGACGGTCACTACGGTAAGTTCGTAGAAACTGACGGGGTATCAAGCGATGAAGATGCTGTTTCTAAATGGAAAGCAGGTCTTGCAAATGCTAAAGACTTCACGAAAGCAAATGTAACTCTTCAAGAAGGCGACTCTATTCTTGTATTAGATAAAGATACTTATGCAGTGGCAAATCCTAGTCTTGTGAAAACTAAAAAACGTTATAGTTCACCAACTTATGAAGTGATTCCAGATGTTGTCGATACTGATAGTTCTGTAAATTTTGATAATCCTACTTATGTGTTAGAGCAAATAGATGCAAATCAAACAGCTAATATTTTAGAAGCTGGTAAAGATGGTATTTTTGGTACATCTGATGATGTGGAACGAACTGTAACAGGGGATAAAATTGCTGATTTTTCAGCTGGGTCTGGTAAAGCTTTTATAAAGGAAGATTTGAAACCTTTCTTTAATTTACCTGACTATAATGTTTTACCTGTAAATACTAATCCTAGTATAAAGGACGTTTTAAAAAATCATGAATCGTATTACGTTTTATATGAAATTTTAAAATTTGCAGAAAATGAGGCAACTAGTGATTCAGATAAAGAGAAAATAAGGGCTGCTAAGTCTAAAGTGGATGCTTATTTGGATTCGGTAGCTACTACTTTAGAGAGCAAAGGCTTGAAAGTTGCTTATGTAAAAGATTCAACTTTAAGTAACATTCGAGGTAAATACTACTTTGTTTCAGATGGTTCAACCGAAGGTGACCAATTCTTAGCTAATAGTGAAGAAGCTTCTAAGCTACTTAGTCCAAACTCATCTAATATTCACAGTAATTTTGAAAATCTAACATTTTCGAATGTTAAGGAAACAAAATCTATTTCAGGTGATATTGAAACTACTGTAAAAGTTGAGAAAAATTATAAGATTTTAGATACTGCTAGTTTAGAACTGGAAACAATTACAACAACAAAACGTACTCATTTAGTCACTAAAGAAAATATATTGTCTAACTATCTTGAAGGTCAAGATACTGTAACCAAGGAAGAAACATCTGATTTAGTTAAAAAAGGTTCAGTTAAAGTTAACGATGATGGTTCGGTGACGGTGACAACAGTAGAAACTATGCCTGTTTATAAATTTTATAAAGGTGTTAGTTTTGATCATGATAATGAAAATTCGAATGAGGTGCAACCTGATTCAGATGGATTTTTACGATTATCTGATGATGCCAATGGTTTCTCAGCTACAGCTGAAAGCTCTCATAATGAAACAACTTATAACAAACGTGAGGTAATTACACCTATTCGAGCTTATAAAGTTGTTGCTGATGGTAATTCTGTGGTAACACATTACTACCGTGAGAAGAAAGCCCCTCTGAACGTTAACTACTATCTAGAAAATACAACGACTTCTCTAGCACCTAGTGAAAACCAAGCAGACTTACCAGTTAAGTCTGACTACACAACTCAAGCTAAAACGATTGAACCAAAAACAGAGGTTCAAGACTTACCAGAGAAAACAGTTACGACAGTAACTACTTATGAGTTAGTAGCTACACCAGATAATGCGAATGGTAAGATTGCTGAGGGTGGAACAACTGTTAATTATTACTACCGAGCAGTAGTTAATACTACTGAAGTAGCGAAGAAAGCGCCTGTGTTGGTAAATTATTATATTGAAAACACTGAGACTAAACTAGCACCGAGCGATGATCAAGGTCAAAAGGATATTGGATCTAAGTATACGTCAGAAACTAAGGTGATTGAACCAAAAGTTGAAACTGAGGACTTACCAGACCGTGTAGTAACAAAAACTACAAGATATGAGTTGGTAAGTGTGCCTAGTGATAAAGAAGGGACAGTTCCAGTTGAGGGTAAAGTAGTAAATTACTATTACCGTCCAGTTGTAACAACTGAAACTGTCATGAAGAAAGCACCCGTTCTTGTAAACTACTACATTGAAAACACTGAAACTAAATTAGCTCCAAGTGATGACCAAGGTCAAAAAGAAATTGGCTCTAACTATACTAGTGAAACTAAGGTAATTGAACCAAAAGTAGAAAAAGAAGAACTTCCTGATAGAACTATCACTAAGACAACTAAGTACGAACTTGTGAAAGTACCTGAAGACAAGGAAGGTACCGTTCCAGTTGAGGGTAAAGTAGTCAATTACTATTACCGTCCAGTTGTAACAACTGAAACTGTCATGAAGAAAGCACCCGTTCTTGTAAACTACTACATTGAAAACACTGAAACTAAATTAGCTCCAAGTGATGACCAAGGTCAAAAAGAAATTGGCTCTAACTATACTAGTGAAACTAAGGTAATTGAACCAAAAGTAGAAAAAGAAGAACTTCCTGATAGAACTATCACTAAGACAACTAAGTACGAACTGGTGAAAGTGCCTGAAGACAAGGAAGGTACCGTTCCAGTTGAGGGTAAAGTAGTCAATTACTATTACCGTCCAGTTGTAACAACTGAAACTGTCATGAAGAAGGCACCCGTTCTTGTAAACTACTACATTGAAAACACTGAAACTAAATTAGCTCCAAGTGATGACCAAGGTCAAAAAGAAATTGGCTCTAACTATACTAGTGAAACTAAGGTAATTGAACCAAAAGTAGAACAAGAAGAACTTCCTGATAGAACTATCACTAAGACAACTAAGTACGAACTGGTGAAAGTACCTGAAGACAAGGAAGGTACCGTTCCAGTTGAGGGTAAAGTAGTCAATTACTATTACCGTCCAGTTGTAACAACTGAAACTGTCATGAAGAAAGCGCCAGTTCTTGTAAACTACTACATTGAAAACACTGAAACAAAACTAGCACCAAGTGATGACCAAGGTCAAAAAGAAATTGGTTCAAATTATACAACTGAAGCGAAAGTTATTCCAAGTAAAGTTGAAAAAGTTGTTGAAAACGGAAATGTAATCACAAGAACAACTTCTTATGATCTAGTAAAAGTACCTGAAGATAAAGACGGAATTGTTCCAGTTGGTGGTAAAGTCGTAAACTATTACTACCGTGAAGTAGTTGAAGAGGTTGCAAAACCAAATGAAGCTCCTAAAGTGGAAATTCCAGAGTTGAAGATTCCTGAAGAGTCTAAGCCAGAGCCAAAACCGGAACCGGCTCCACAACCAGCTCCAGCTCCTCAGCCAGAGCCACAACCAGAACCTAGTCCTGCACCAAGTCCAGTTCCAGCTACACCAGAGACACCTGAACGACCAATAGCTCCAGCGACACCAGAACAACTAGCAGAACCTGCTACATCACAGTATTTGGATGGTCAACGCGAACTTCCAAATACTGGTACAGAAGACAATGCTAGCCTTGCAGCGCTTGGACTTTTTGGAGTCTTGAGTGGATTTGGTCTTGTAGCTCGCAAGAAGAAAGAAGATTAAGTAAATCTTTCTGATAGACGAATATAGCAGAAAACCAATGATGTAAAAGTCATTGGTTTTTTGAAACAAAAAAGAGCCCAGTGCTCTTTTTCTTATGAGAAAATCTATTATCTTAAGGGTAAGAGTTTTTTTCTTTCGGAAAAAATGGTATAATAGCAATCAAAACTAGAAAATAAACGGAATTTGGGAATAATTTCTTTTATTCTCATTAGATTGGTGATACTATGAAGATTAGTAAGAGGCACCTGTTAAACTATTCTATTCTAGTTCCTTACTTACTTTTATCTATTTTGGGCTTGATTGTAGTTTATTCTACAACCAGTGCCATTCTTATCGAAGAAGGTAAAAGCGCCCTCCAATTGGTTCGAAGTCAGGGAATGTTTTGGATACTTAGTTTAATATTGATTGCCTTGATATATAAGCTGAAACTGAATTTTTTAAGAAAAGAACGACTCTTATTTATTGTTATGTTTGTTGAGCTGATTCTTTTGGCTCTGGCTCGCTTAATTGGTACGCCAGTCAATGGAGCCTATGGTTGGATTTCAGTAGGACCTTTGACCATTCAGCCAGCTGAGTATTTGAAGATTATCATCGTTTGGTACTTGGCCCAACGTTTTTCAAAACAACAGGATGAAATTGGGATTTACGATTTTCAAGTTTTAACTCAAAATCAATGGATTCCTCGTGCTTTTAATGATTGGCGCTTCGTCCTACTAGTAATGATAGGAAGTTTAGCTATTTTCCCAGATTTGGGGAATGCTACCATCCTAGCTCTGGTCGCCTTGATTATGTATACAGTTAGTGGAATTGCTCATCGTTGGTTTATAGCCTTTATCGGTGTATTATTTGGAGTTTCAGCCCTATCCTTATCAGCTATTTCTATGATCGGGGTTGATAAGTTTTCAAAAGTTCCAGTATTTGGTTACGTTGCTAAGCGTTTCAGTGCCTACTTTAATCCCTTTGCTGATTTGGCAGGGTCAGGCCACCAACTTGCAAATTCCTACTTTGCCATGGTAAATGGTGGGTGGTTTGGTCTAGGCTTAGGAAATTCAATCGAAAAACGTGGTTATTTACCAGAGGCCCATACAGACTTTGTATTTTCAATTGTTATTGAAGAGTTTGGATTTGTGGGAGCCAGCTTGATTTTAGCACTTGTCTTTTTCCTGATTTTACGAATTATCCTAGTCGGTATTCGTGCTAAGAATCCCTTTAATTCTATGATGGCGATTGGGGTTGGGGGGATGATGCTGGTACAGGTATTTGTCAATATCGGTGGAATTTCTGGCATTATTCCTTCGACAGGAGTAACCTTCCCCTTCTTATCGCAAGGAGGGAACAGTCTCCTAGTCTTGTCTGTAGCCATCGCCTTTGTCTTAAATATTGATGCAAGTGAAAAACGTGCCCAATTGTATGAGGAGTTAGAAGCTCACTCATCAAACTATATGTAGAGCTGAGAGTGGAAAGGATTACCTATGTCTCTTCAAAAATTAGAAAACTATAGTAATAAAGCTGTCGTGCAAGAAGAAGTATTGATTTTAACAGAATTGTTAGAAGATATCACTAAAAACATGATTGCCCCAGAGACTTTTGAAAAAATCATGCAGTTGAAGGAATTGTCAACTCAAGAAGATTATCAAGGTTTGAACCAATTAGTAACTAGTCTGACAAATGATGAAATGGCTTATATTTCACGCTATTTCTCTATCTTGCCTCTTTTGATTAATATTTCAGAAGACGTGGATTTGGCATATGAAATCAACCACCAAAATAATATCGATCAAGATTATCTTGGGAAATTGTCAGCAACGATTAAAATGGTTGCAGAAAAAGAAAATGCGGTTGAAATTCTAGAACACTTGAATGTTGTTCCTGTTTTGACAGCCCATCCAACACAAGTGCAACGTAAGAGTATGTTGGATTTGACTAACCATATCCATACCCTCTTGCGTAAGTACCGTGATGTGAAATTAGGCTTGATTAATAAGGAAAAATGGCATAATGATCTCCGTCGGTATATTGAGATTATTATGCAGACAGATATGATTCGTGAAAAGAAATTGAAAGTGACCAATGAAATCACGAATGTTATGGAATACTACAATAGTTCATTCCTGAAGGCAGTTCCTCATTTGACTGCTGAGTACAAGCGTCTGGCTAAAAAACATGGACTGGAGTTGAAACATCCTAAACCAATTACCATGGGAATGTGGATTGGTGGAGACCGTGATGGTAATCCTTTTGTTACAGCAGATACCTTAAAACAATCTGCCATGACTCAGTGTGAAGTCATCATGAATTACTATGATGAAAAGATTTACCAACTTTATCGTGAGTTCTCTCTCTCAACCAGTATTGTCAATGTGAGCAAGCAAGTCAGAGAAATGGCTCGTCAATCCAAGGATAATTCTATTTACCGTGAAAAAGAGCTGTATCGTCGTGCCTTGTTTGATATTCAATCAAAAATCCAAGCAACAAAAACTTATCTGATTGAGGATAAGGAAGTTGGGGCTCGCTATGAAACAGCCAATGATTTTTATAAGGATTTAATTACCATTCGTGATTCCCTCTTGGAAAATAAGGGTGAAGCACTGATTTCTGGTGATTTTGTTGAGTTGATCCAGGCAGTTGAAATTTTTGGTTTCTATTTGGCATCTATTGACATGCGTCAAGATTCTAGTGTTCATGAAGCCTGTGTAGCTGAACTCTTGAAATCAGCAGGTATTCATTCTCATTATAGCGAACTAAGTGAAGAAGAAAAATGCCAACTTCTCTTGAAAGAATTGGAAGAAGATCCACGTATTCTTTCTGCTACTCACGTTGAAAAATCAGAGTTACTTGAAAAAGAATTAGCAATCTTTAAGGCTGCTCGTAAGTTGAAAGATAAGTTGGGAGATGATGTCATTCGTCAGACCATCATTTCACATGCAACCAGCGTATCAGACATGTTGGAATTGGCTATCTTGTTAAAAGAAGTAGGGCTAGTTGATAAAGAAAGAGCCCGTGTCCAAATCGTTCCTCTCTTTGAAACAATTGAGGACTTGGATCACTCAGAAGAAACCATGAGAGAATATCTTTCTCTTCCTCTTGCTAAGAAATGGATTGCTTCACGTAATAACTACCAAGAAATCATGCTTGGTTACTCTGATAGTAATAAAGATGGTGGCTATCTATCATCATGTTGGACCCTCTACAAGGCTCAACAACAATTGACTGCTATTGGAGATGAATTTGGTGTTAAGGTTACCTTCTTCCATGGTCGTGGTGGTACTGTCGGTCGTGGTGGTGGACCAACCTATGAAGCCATCACATCTCAACCGCTCAAGTCTATCAAGGATCGTATCCGTTTGACGGAGCAGGGTGAAGTAATTGGGAATAAATATGGTAACAAAGATGCTGCTTACTATAATCTTGAAATGTTGGTTTCAGCAGCCATTAACCGTATGATTACTCAGAAGAAGAGCGATACAAATACCTCAAATCGTTATGAAGCTATTATGGATCAAGTAGTGGACCGTAGTTACGATATCTACCGTGATTTGGTCTTTGGAAATGATCATTTCTATGATTATTTCTTCGAATCAAGTCCAATCAAGGCGATTTCAAGCTTTAATATTGGTTCTCGTCCAGCCGCTCGTAAGACTATTACTGAAATTGGTGGTTTGCGTGCCATCCCTTGGGTATTCTCATGGTCGCAAAGCCGTGTTATGTTTCCTGGTTGGTATGGGGTTGGTTCAAGCTTCAAGGAATTTATCGATAAAAATCCTGAGAATATCGCTATCCTACGAGATATGTACCAAAACTGGCCTTTCTTCCAATCGCTTCTTTCAAATGTTGATATGGTCTTGTCAAAATCAAATATGAACATTGCTTTTGAATATGCCAAACTGTGTGAGGATGAAG carries:
- a CDS encoding glycosyltransferase family 4 protein; protein product: MVKVFTIKEVVPVSSYGFERSQLARQEIFKSLEVEQELVLTNLENFVPNFVETLENLGFEDFHHVIYDQSNLARQKPSVKKDFVEELKGVVRVESTNEGYVGLIRYQDGSVECYTSQLLYRYSHQEKLFTLYDSKGELLKGDVSENYHSYQNLRSGETYTQWQLVSLYLANNSTVEDRFIIDMVNEYPLQLRKFFQNTGRTLFAYTHYNILDTQMKFVLQNWCQNLVASPVLEERLGSNLVRFLPPIYVKEGIEKEYTSVTDWCIVGNMTFLKRCEWAIEAFRELPDSKLTIYGNLPVGYTEEDLPDNVHFKGFVENVPYENHEGYISCSMSECFANAAVEASSCGLVCLLSDVDLAHKFYASKCENTKVFRTSEELKSLLFDYRIGRCFKSSRFYSCYTKDTVLELYRYLILG
- the ftsW gene encoding cell division peptidoglycan polymerase FtsW, yielding MKISKRHLLNYSILVPYLLLSILGLIVVYSTTSAILIEEGKSALQLVRSQGMFWILSLILIALIYKLKLNFLRKERLLFIVMFVELILLALARLIGTPVNGAYGWISVGPLTIQPAEYLKIIIVWYLAQRFSKQQDEIGIYDFQVLTQNQWIPRAFNDWRFVLLVMIGSLAIFPDLGNATILALVALIMYTVSGIAHRWFIAFIGVLFGVSALSLSAISMIGVDKFSKVPVFGYVAKRFSAYFNPFADLAGSGHQLANSYFAMVNGGWFGLGLGNSIEKRGYLPEAHTDFVFSIVIEEFGFVGASLILALVFFLILRIILVGIRAKNPFNSMMAIGVGGMMLVQVFVNIGGISGIIPSTGVTFPFLSQGGNSLLVLSVAIAFVLNIDASEKRAQLYEELEAHSSNYM
- the ppc gene encoding phosphoenolpyruvate carboxylase: MSLQKLENYSNKAVVQEEVLILTELLEDITKNMIAPETFEKIMQLKELSTQEDYQGLNQLVTSLTNDEMAYISRYFSILPLLINISEDVDLAYEINHQNNIDQDYLGKLSATIKMVAEKENAVEILEHLNVVPVLTAHPTQVQRKSMLDLTNHIHTLLRKYRDVKLGLINKEKWHNDLRRYIEIIMQTDMIREKKLKVTNEITNVMEYYNSSFLKAVPHLTAEYKRLAKKHGLELKHPKPITMGMWIGGDRDGNPFVTADTLKQSAMTQCEVIMNYYDEKIYQLYREFSLSTSIVNVSKQVREMARQSKDNSIYREKELYRRALFDIQSKIQATKTYLIEDKEVGARYETANDFYKDLITIRDSLLENKGEALISGDFVELIQAVEIFGFYLASIDMRQDSSVHEACVAELLKSAGIHSHYSELSEEEKCQLLLKELEEDPRILSATHVEKSELLEKELAIFKAARKLKDKLGDDVIRQTIISHATSVSDMLELAILLKEVGLVDKERARVQIVPLFETIEDLDHSEETMREYLSLPLAKKWIASRNNYQEIMLGYSDSNKDGGYLSSCWTLYKAQQQLTAIGDEFGVKVTFFHGRGGTVGRGGGPTYEAITSQPLKSIKDRIRLTEQGEVIGNKYGNKDAAYYNLEMLVSAAINRMITQKKSDTNTSNRYEAIMDQVVDRSYDIYRDLVFGNDHFYDYFFESSPIKAISSFNIGSRPAARKTITEIGGLRAIPWVFSWSQSRVMFPGWYGVGSSFKEFIDKNPENIAILRDMYQNWPFFQSLLSNVDMVLSKSNMNIAFEYAKLCEDEEVKAIYETILNEWQVTKEVILAIEGYDELLAENPYLKASLDYRMPYFNILNYIQLELIKRQRRGELSSDQEKLIHTTINGIATGLRNSG
- a CDS encoding glycosyltransferase family 52 — translated: MENIIFCSSPFQVMVAREVVQTITEDFIGIYLKMSNDARQTFYAERMKEFCKEVIVLEGKTVLNDIQEVLKGRSICNLYLASLDNPVALSIFKPSTMSLYTFDDGSTSIVPYSMYTQENERDIPYTNFTLRQVMSLSNRHFTVFEDCLLFPKEKQVFLKLHLEPGNFQRAKNGKKIRVFLGQFLGSLFYQEDLEITQKLTAKILDEQKIDYYYPHPRVPLNPYQDKLKETIFCFEEEIYFLLEEYEFVEVHGFYSTSLLMVKNIEGVSVHGYRTFLTTHESNVFAKRGVPYQNVSQSDTPVDIVMPVYNGAETISQTIDSVLNQTHQAFRLLIVDDGSTDNTEEICKPYLVDERIQYIRESHKGISETLNHGVSLSQTKYVARQDADDVWMPWHLDFLLQKLEKNPQLDLIGARVVAEEDAIIDKIKRNPSHHLSGEKLWLELAYRNVFNHSTVIFKRSAYDEAGGYDAKCDGFEDWHLWSRMVTKDNALVLNIVTTYYRLSERYKRGMTFRARLARSRGLRLEDVLK
- a CDS encoding LPXTG cell wall anchor domain-containing protein — encoded protein: MFRDNKREIFSFRKYKNGRTDSKLIGATLLALGVGLVTTTQSVSADVVNGAGGSEVALVDSVDKTTSKNTNTFTDDTDTSKVAKFDAVLNKGVAEPTKANENKGDADGSDVLTVTSETTVNYKLEEDKSLLKTETVATGQGTITTPYDKKGLAADTDGKDYRESTVDKKGITVSEETGKEDTLELNGKVYERTRSEVEGADKAKYSKTQFNDIEASVSPEGMHNKLGEIDYTKTTGKVYLVEETSDGHYGKFVETDGVSSDEDAVSKWKAGLANAKDFTKANVTLQEGDSILVLDKDTYAVANPSLVKTKKRYSSPTYEVIPDVVDTDSSVNFDNPTYVLEQIDANQTANILEAGKDGIFGTSDDVERTVTGDKIADFSAGSGKAFIKEDLKPFFNLPDYNVLPVNTNPSIKDVLKNHESYYVLYEILKFAENEATSDSDKEKIRAAKSKVDAYLDSVATTLESKGLKVAYVKDSTLSNIRGKYYFVSDGSTEGDQFLANSEEASKLLSPNSSNIHSNFENLTFSNVKETKSISGDIETTVKVEKNYKILDTASLELETITTTKRTHLVTKENILSNYLEGQDTVTKEETSDLVKKGSVKVNDDGSVTVTTVETMPVYKFYKGVSFDHDNENSNEVQPDSDGFLRLSDDANGFSATAESSHNETTYNKREVITPIRAYKVVADGNSVVTHYYREKKAPLNVNYYLENTTTSLAPSENQADLPVKSDYTTQAKTIEPKTEVQDLPEKTVTTVTTYELVATPDNANGKIAEGGTTVNYYYRAVVNTTEVAKKAPVLVNYYIENTETKLAPSDDQGQKDIGSKYTSETKVIEPKVETEDLPDRVVTKTTRYELVSVPSDKEGTVPVEGKVVNYYYRPVVTTETVMKKAPVLVNYYIENTETKLAPSDDQGQKEIGSNYTSETKVIEPKVEKEELPDRTITKTTKYELVKVPEDKEGTVPVEGKVVNYYYRPVVTTETVMKKAPVLVNYYIENTETKLAPSDDQGQKEIGSNYTSETKVIEPKVEKEELPDRTITKTTKYELVKVPEDKEGTVPVEGKVVNYYYRPVVTTETVMKKAPVLVNYYIENTETKLAPSDDQGQKEIGSNYTSETKVIEPKVEQEELPDRTITKTTKYELVKVPEDKEGTVPVEGKVVNYYYRPVVTTETVMKKAPVLVNYYIENTETKLAPSDDQGQKEIGSNYTTEAKVIPSKVEKVVENGNVITRTTSYDLVKVPEDKDGIVPVGGKVVNYYYREVVEEVAKPNEAPKVEIPELKIPEESKPEPKPEPAPQPAPAPQPEPQPEPSPAPSPVPATPETPERPIAPATPEQLAEPATSQYLDGQRELPNTGTEDNASLAALGLFGVLSGFGLVARKKKED